The Xanthomonas sp. DAR 80977 nucleotide sequence GCGGGGCGACGGCGACGGTGGACAGCGGCGGGGTGGCGACGGCGGCTTCGGCGATGTCGTCGAAACCGACCAGCGCGTAGTCGTGGCCGGCGTGGCGGCCGCGTTCGGCCAGGCCGCTGGCCAGGCCCAGCGCCACCACGTCGTTGTAGCAGACCAACGCGGTCGGCAAGGGATCGCGCGCGCACAGCGCGCCGGCCTGGCGCGCGGCTTCCAGCCGGGTCGGCGCGCATTCGATCAGCCAGGCCGGGTCGGCGGCGATGCCGGCGGCGGCCAGCGCGTCGCGGTAGCCGGCGCGGCGTTCGGCGCAGGAACTGGACTGGCGGTGGCCGCCGAAGAACGCGATCGCACGGTGCCCGAGCGCCAGCAGGTGCTCGGTGGCCAGGCGCGCGCCGCGGCGGTTGTCCAGCGCCAGCAGCGGCCAGTCGCCGTCCAGCGCGCGGTTGAACAGCAGCACCGGCAGCCGCGTGCCCAGCAACTGGCGCAGCCGTGCCGCGTCGGTGTTCTCGGTCGGCGACAGGATCAGCGCCGCCGGCTGGTGTTCGATCAGCGAGGCCAGCACGCTGTGCTGGCGCTCCGGCGATTCGCCGGTGCTGCCCATCAGCATCACGTAGCCGGCCTCGGCCAGCGCCGCGTCCACGCCGCCGGCGAATTCGGCGAAGAACGGATTGGCCAGGTCGTTGACCACCAGCGCCACCGCATTGGAGGCGCGCCCGCGCAGGCTGGCCGCGCCGCGGTGGTAGACGTAGCCCTGCCGCGCGATCTCCGCCGCCACCCGCGCGCGCGTGTCCGCATGCACCAGCGGGCTGTTGCGCAGCACCAGCGACACGGTCGCCCGCGACACGCCGCAGGCGGCGGCGATGTCGGACA carries:
- a CDS encoding LacI family DNA-binding transcriptional regulator — translated: MPSSPADKRVTVSDIAAACGVSRATVSLVLRNSPLVHADTRARVAAEIARQGYVYHRGAASLRGRASNAVALVVNDLANPFFAEFAGGVDAALAEAGYVMLMGSTGESPERQHSVLASLIEHQPAALILSPTENTDAARLRQLLGTRLPVLLFNRALDGDWPLLALDNRRGARLATEHLLALGHRAIAFFGGHRQSSSCAERRAGYRDALAAAGIAADPAWLIECAPTRLEAARQAGALCARDPLPTALVCYNDVVALGLASGLAERGRHAGHDYALVGFDDIAEAAVATPPLSTVAVAPRERGMQAAQLVLDALRQQQSLPALTIAPSRLCLRASSRVALSPVPGVAA